A region of the Dermacentor albipictus isolate Rhodes 1998 colony chromosome 4, USDA_Dalb.pri_finalv2, whole genome shotgun sequence genome:
AGCTGAGCTTAAGAAGTTAGAATGCATGAGAGTCATTTCACCAGTCGTGACAAGTGACTATATTTGCCACACCGGTTGTACCAGTAGTAAAGAAGGATGGTGGCATAAGGCTATACGGCGATTACAAGACCATCCTGAATCCTTGTATTGAAGCTGACCGGTATTCATTTCCGAGAGCCGACAAGTTCATAGCGCTCGCAGGGGGCCAAGAATTTTCTAAGATTGACCTCGTCGAGCCTGTCAGCAGGTGGTAACGTCGGAGTCGTCAAGAACATACCTGACACTAAACACTCATAAAGGACTTTTCCGTAAACAGGCTGCCGTTAGGGGTTTCTTTGGCACCTTCCATTTTTCAAAGAATTATGGACACAATGTTGAAAGCGCTGAAAGGCGTCAGCTGCTATTTGTATGACATTCTCATCACTGGCAGGACGTCGGACGAGCATTTTGCAAACCTCGAAGCGGTCCTAAAGCGCTTGTCTGAGCGCGGGGTTCGAGTAAAGAAATAAACGTGTTCGTTTTTCCCAAAATAGCTGCGGCATCTGGGTCATGCTATCAGCGCAGCAGGTGTCAGCACAGCGCCAGAGAAGATACAAGCGCTGAAGAAAGCTTCCGCAACCACATGCAAGGAGCAGTTCCAGTCATTTCCGAGCATCGTGAATTACTATACTTTAAAAATTGCACCCTCTGGAGTGTGTGtttgccacacaataataatcgtcatctgtgttgcttgtttcctttcttgaaaacgctgcgctcgctgctttcctgtcgagaatgctctatCAAGCTtataacgggcatgccgttcgtgacttggaagtaccgggcgagaaacgaaatgcgggcaagacagaggacgattatcgttctgtggcaaatatacaccccaaagggtgcaattgtTTTTAGAGTAATACGAAAAGTTTGTTCCTCGATTGCCTACTCTGGCGAGTCCTCTTTACAAACTGCTGCGTCGCAACCAGCCATGGCTCTGGGATGAATCGTGTCAAGTGGCGTTCGAGGAAATCAAGAATGCGTTGACGTCATCCTCGATCCTGGCACATTACGAGCCCGGTAAACCTTTGCAAGTGGCATGTGACGCTTCCCAGTACGGCCTGGATGCAGTACTGTCTCATGTCGCTGAAGATGGAAGTTCTCGCCCTGTGGCTTATGCGTCGCACCCATTAACTGACTCTGAAGAAAATTACAGTCAGCTAGAAAAAGGAAGCGCTTGCCATTATTTTTGCTATCAAGAGGTTTCATTTCTACATCTGTGGAAGATGTTTCACGTTGATAACGGATCAGAAGCCATTACAAACAATCCTGGGGTAAAAAGCATGCTTGCAGCGATGGGCTGTCACGTTGTCCGCTTACAAGTACTCGCTCGTGTACGAAAAGTCAAGTGACAACGCAGACGCAGTTCTTTTTTCAAGGTTTCCTCTCCAGGGTCATAAAAAATACCAAGGCGAAGAATCATTTTATGCGTTGTGCCTGGAATCGATGCTGGTGTCTGCCAAAGAGATTGCGCGCGCCACAACACGTGATCCGGTGCCAAGTTCTCCAGCTTAAAAGCATACGCTGGTCATTGCACTTGCGAGATGCGAGCATAAAACAATTTTTCGACAGAGGCTTGCATATCAGCGCGCATCAAGACTTCCTCATGTATGGCATGAGGGTTGTTATCCCGTCCCCCTTCGAGAGTCCGTGCTCGACGAACTGCACCTATAGGTCATCCCGGAATCGTACGGAGCAGCTACGTTTGGTGCTCGTCAATTGAAGAAAATTTGGAAACAAAGGTGCGAAGTTGGCAAGAGTGCCAGGAACACCGAAATGGTCCTTGTAAGGCACCTCTGCATCCGTCGGCATGGCCGACCGCACCGTAGAGGCGAATTCCCCTGTACTTCGCGGTTCCTTTCCGAGGAAACATGTTCTTAGAGAAAGGTAGATGGCCACTCGAAGCGGCCGCAAGTGTTCGTTATGCGAAGCACAACGTCAGAACTTACTGTCGCTTGCTTGCGTGAATTTTTCTGCAGATTCGGGATACCGGAGACGGTGGTGTCCGACAATGGACCACAATTGGTGTCCGAAGAGTTCAAGGCATTCATGCGGGACGTTGGACCCAGACATGTCGTGAGCGTCCCTTATCACCCAAGCACAAATGTTCTGGCAGGACGTTTTGTGTAAACTTTGAAGTCTGCTCTGCGCAAGTCACCTCCCGGTGAGTCTGTCGAAGAAACTCATCACAACCTTATATTGCCGTATCGAAATGCACCCCATtctacgacgggagaagcccaagCTACCTTTTCATGGGTAGAAGATTGCGCACTAGGCTGGATTCATTCAAGCCTACAGTGGAGGGGAAGGTCATGCACAATaaatgaaatgcgaaaacacccgtgtatttagatttaggtgcacgttaaagagccccaggtggtccaaattttccggctccccactatggcatgcctcataaacagatcgcggttttggtacgcaaaaccccataatttagacACCATTGCAACTTGGGCAAGTTTGGTGTGACAATCTTTTTTCAACAGCGCAAAGGACGAAAGACGACACGAGTGCTCATATACAGCGCTGAGTATGCGCACTCGTCTcatccttgtccttcgcgctgttgaaaaaaaaatgccacaacAACTTGTCCATGCTTCAACAGTGTCTgccttcatttctagtacaatgggccctttTCCGTGTTTCAATGTCAACCCTTGCGGCTTAGTTTCGACGATCGCAGTCGAGGTTCGCCGCGCCTGGAAGCTTTGCTTCTGTCTTAGGGTGAAAGTTTTGCCACCGAAGATTTTAGTGTTCTTCGGAGGAAGCCGTCCATCGACGAACCACGTCATTAGTGTTTGCAAGATCTTGCGGTCGGAGTGGTGCAGGCAAGCCAGCCTGTACAGACAATGGCTCTTCCTGAGAGCTCACAGCCGCTCATCTTCAGCGCACGGTCAGCGCTTTGTATGTGGACTCGTCGCGTCTTAATCCTTAGCGCtgttttaatttaatttaatgcaCAATCAGTTCAGTCAAACGCAGCAGCGGAAGAGTAAGGGAAATTGTTATTGTGTTAATGGCAGTGTTCTTGTTCGCAATTACAGAGGCTCGCCGAAGTGGGTTCGGGAAACCGTTCTGAAGGAGGCTGGACCAAAATCACGGTGGCCACATCCCGAGGCAAATTCGTCTGTCATCGGCACCTGTACCAGCTGCTAGCTAACGCAGGCCCAATGGTGACGCCGAGCTCATCCGACCCAGACTACAAGGTTTCCCCTTAAAACGAGACGGATGACCAGCCAGCGTCAAAGGAGCCGGTGACCGTGGAGTCTTCTGAGGTCCCTCCGGCGCGCATTCCTCCATCCGAGACGTCGGCCCCGGAAAGGCGCTACCCGTGAAGACAACGACGTCCACCCGAGCCATACGAAGCTCGTTTTTAACTATTGTATAAGGATACAATTTCACCCTCTAAATAAAAAGAGGAGGAGTATTGTGTAATGATCGCCTTGATAGCGGTGTAGAGCTGGCTGTATAAAACTGCGCCATTCGGCCAACGAGCCGCATTCTACAACGAGCAGTCGTCGAATAAAGCACGTTCGGCAATCCACGCATTTCTCCGTTCGCCTGCTGTTCCCCAACGAAACGTGACTCGTATAGCCCAGTAAGATGTAGGAGCTACCAGGTCTACTCATTTCTCTCGATAGTGCTGGATCGGCGAATACATAACCCTCAATTCCTAATGCAAGTTCTTTCGCAAGAGGGAAATCTTCGTACATACCACtacccacgcacgcgcagacgcCACTTTCAGTGATAAATAAACATCTAGGCACAGATTCTTTTCTCGAAAACAATCAAGAAACGGTTATAgcgcatgaaaatatcgtctcagccgcgaaAATTATGATGTCTCGAAAGTGCTGGATCTTCGTGTatgtcactccccacgcacgcgctgatgctcttttatgcgataaataaacaCCTAGGCACACaattattttctcgaaaaaatgaaaagaacggtaagcctatggcccatgaCACTGTTGATTTTGCcccgtaaaataatttctcaagTAAGCGCCGGATCTTTGCATATATTACTCCCCACGCACGCCCCGACGTcgattaacgcgataaatacacgaagagacaaagaataattttctcagaaaataaaaaaaaaacggtaagcctatagcccaggaaaatatcgaatttgcccgtaaaataaattctcacgaaagcaccggatcttcgcatatattattcCCCGAGCACGCCCTGACGTCGATCAACGCGGTAAatacacgaagaggcaaagaataattctctcggaaaatcgaaaaaaaacgtaagcccatgaaaatatcgattttcccccataaaataatttctcacgaaagcgccggatcatcgcatatataactccccgcgcatgccctgacgtcgattaacgcgataaatacacgaagaggcaaagaataattttctcggaaaatcgaaaaaactgtaagcctatagtctatgaaaatatcgatttcgcCCCGTAAAATAAATTCGCACGAAAGCACCGGATCATCTCATATAtaactccccacgcatgccctgcCATCGATTAACGCGATATATGAAAATAtcgcccatgaaaatatcgattttttCCCCATAAAAttatttctcacgaaagcgccggatcatcgcatatataactccccgcgcatgccctgacgtcgatcaacgcgataaatacacgaagaggcaaagaataattttctcggaaaatcgaaaaaacgataagcctatagcccatgataATATCGATTTTGCCCGTAAAATAAATTCGCACGAAAGCACCGGATCATCGCATATAtaactccccacgcatgccctgcCATCGATTAACGCGACATATACACGaagaggcgaagaataattttctcggaaaatcgaaaaaacggtaagtctatagcccatgaaaatatcgatttcgccccgtaaaataaattctcacgtaagcgccggaacttcgcatatacaactccctgcgcatgccctgacgtcaatcaacgcgataaatacacgaagaggcaaagaataattttctcggaaaatcgaaaaaacggtaagcccatgaaaatatcgatttttccccataaaataatttctcacgaaagcgccggatcATCGCATATATAACTCCCCGCGCATGCCCTGACGTCGATTAACGCGATATATGCACGAAGatgcgaagaataattttctcggaaaatcgaaaaaacggtaagcctatagcccatgaaaatatcgattttgcccgtAAAATAAATTCTCACGAAAGCACCGGATCTTCGAATATATTATTCCCCGAGCACGCCCTGACGtagatcaacgcgataaatacataaagaggcgaagaataattttctcggaaaatcgaaaaaacgggaagcccatgaaaatattgattttgcccGTAAAATAAATTCCCACGCAAgcgccggaacttcgcatatacaactccctgcgcatgccctgacgtcaatcaacgcgataaatacacgaagaggcaaagaatcattttctcggaaaatcgaaaaaacggtaagcctagagcccatgaaaatatcgatttttccccataaaataatttctcacgaaagcgccggatcATCGCATATATAACTCCCCGCGCATGCCCTGACGTCGATTAACGCGATATATGCACGAAGatgcgaagaataattttctcggaaaatcgaaaaaacggtaagggtatagtccatgaaaatatcgattttgcccgtaaaataaattctcacgaaagcaccggatcttcgcatatattattcCTCGAGCACGCCCTGacgtcgatcaacgcgataaatacacgaagaggcaaagaataattttctcggaaaatcgaaaaaacggtaaccctatagcccatgaaaatatcgattttccccgtaaaataatttctcacgaaagcgccggatcATCGCATATATTATTCCCCGAGCACGCCCTGacgtcgatcaacgcgataaatacacgaagaggcaaagaataattttctcggaaaatcgaaaaaacggtaagcctataggccatgaaaatatcgattttacccgtaaaataaattctcacgaaagcaccggatcttcgcatatattattcCTCGAGCACGCCCTGacgtcgatcaacgcgataaatacacgaagaggcaaagaataattttctcggaaaatcgaaaaaacggtaagcctatagcccatgaaaatatcgattttccccgtaaaataatttctcacgaaagcgccggatcATCGCATATATTATTCCCCGAGCACGCCCTGACGTCGATCAAagcgataaatacacgaagaggcaaagaataattttctcggaaaatcgaaaaaacggtaagcctataccccatgaaaatatcgatttcgccccgtaaaataaattctcacgaaagcaccggatcttcgcatatattattcCTCGAGCACGCCCTGacgtcgatcaacgcgataaatacacgaagagacaaagaataattttctcggaaaatcgaaaaaacggtaagcctatagcccatgaaaatatcgattttcctcGTAAAATAATgtctcacgaaagcgccggatcATCGCATATATTATTCCCCGAGCACGCCCTGacgtcgatcaacgcgataaatacacgaagaggcaaagaatacttttctcggaaaatcgaaaaaacggtaagcctatagcccatgaaaatatcgattttccccgtaaaataaattctcacgaaagcaccggatcttcgcatatattattcCCCGAGCACGCCCTGacgtcgatcaacgcgataaatacacgaagagacaaagaataattttctcggaaaatcgaaaaaacggtaagcctatagcccatgaaaatatcgatttcgcCCCGTAAAATAAATTCGCACGAAAGCACAGGATCATCGCATATAtaactccccacgcatgccctgcCATCGATTAACGCGATATATGCACGAAGAGGCGAAGAATAATCTTCTCGGAAAAtctaaaaaacggtaagcctatagcccatgaaaatatcgatttttccccataaaataatttctcacgaaagcgccggatcATCGCATATATAACTCCCCGCGCATGCCCTGACGTCGATTAACGAGATATGCACGAAGatgcgaagaataattttctcggaaaattgaaaaaacggtaagtgtatagtccatgaaaatatcgatttcgcCCCGTAAAATAAATTCTCACGAAAGCACCGGATCTTCGCATATATAACTCGCCACGCATGCCCTGCCATCGATTAACGCGATATATACACGaagaggcgaagaataattttctcggaaaatcgaaaaaacggttagcctatagcccatgaaaatatcgatttcgcCCCGTAAAATAAATTCCCACGCAAgcgccggaacttcgcatatataactccctgtgcatgccctgacgtcaatcaacgcgataaatacacgatgaggcaaagaataattttcccggaaaatcgaaaaaacggtaagcctatagcccatgaaaatatcgatttcgccccataaaataatttctcacgaaagcgccggaacaTGGCATATATAACTCCCCGCGCATGCCCTGACGTcgattaacgcgataaatacacgaagaggcaaagaataattttctcggaaaatcgaaaataTCGATTTCGAAAATATCGATTTCGCCCCGTAAAATAAATTCTCACGTAAGCGCCCGAACTTCGCATATACAACTCCATGCGCATGCCCTGACGTca
Encoded here:
- the LOC135912799 gene encoding uncharacterized protein, with the translated sequence MECWPGLQQADVATEGPPAAGAVMQVVSRLGHIEPFDEYTSDWLSYKERLTPFLLVNRIPKGGKIRDTGDGGVRQWTTIGVRRVQGIHAGRWTQTCRERPLSPKHKCSGRTFCVNFEVCSAQVTSRGSPKWVRETVLKEAGPKSRWPHPEANSSVIGTCTSC